One segment of Mycolicibacterium sp. YH-1 DNA contains the following:
- a CDS encoding ATP-dependent DNA helicase UvrD2, translating to MVGMPSEVSEASPDASATDPSATARAVPLSDLDDEQREAVQAPRGPVCVLAGAGTGKTRTITRRIAHLVAAGHVAPSQVLAVTFTSRAAGEMRVRLRALDTEAGGVGTGAVQAMTFHAAARRQLQYFWPRLVGDTGWELLDSKFAVVAQAANRAAMQVSTDDVRDLAGEIEWAKASLISPEGYPAAVAKVSRDIPFDAAKVATVYAGYEKAKARREGTTLLDFDDLLLHTAAAIENDAAVAQEFRDRYRCFVVDEYQDVTPLQQRVLDAWLGERDDLTVVGDANQTIYSFTGATPNYLLDFSRRFPDATVVRLERDYRSTPQVVSLANRVIAGARGRMAGSRLHLIGQRDAGPEPSFSEHSDEVAEATAVAKKIKKLIETGTPPSEIAVLYRINAQSEVYEEALTEAGVAFQVRGGEGFFSRQEIRQSLLALHRAAERGVEMSGADLPPTVRELLEPLGLTAEPPPGTKARERWEALTALAELVDEEVVQRPALDLRGLVAELRQRADARHAPVVQGVTLASLHAAKGLEWDAVFLVGLADGTLPISHALSKGADSEAVEEERRLFYVGITRARVHLALSWALARAPGGRQGRKPSRFLNGVAPQASADVVAGKPRRQRGPAPRCRVCNSALSTPASIMLRRCEDCPSDIDEALLAELKDWRLRTAKEMGVPAYVVFTDNTLIAIAETLPADDAGLVAIPGIGARKLEQFGPDVLELVRSRS from the coding sequence ATGGTCGGCATGCCCAGTGAGGTTTCAGAGGCGTCCCCCGACGCCTCGGCGACTGATCCCTCGGCGACGGCGCGTGCGGTTCCCCTGAGCGACCTCGACGACGAACAGCGCGAGGCGGTCCAGGCGCCGCGCGGTCCCGTCTGCGTGTTGGCAGGTGCCGGTACGGGCAAGACCCGCACCATCACCCGGCGCATCGCCCATCTGGTCGCGGCGGGTCACGTGGCCCCCAGTCAGGTACTGGCCGTCACGTTCACCTCGCGTGCCGCGGGCGAGATGCGCGTCCGGTTGCGTGCGCTGGACACCGAGGCGGGCGGTGTGGGGACCGGAGCAGTGCAGGCCATGACGTTTCACGCCGCCGCGCGCCGGCAGCTGCAGTACTTCTGGCCGCGCCTCGTCGGTGACACCGGCTGGGAGCTGCTCGACAGCAAGTTCGCCGTCGTCGCCCAGGCGGCAAACCGGGCGGCCATGCAGGTCAGCACCGATGACGTCCGCGACCTTGCGGGTGAGATCGAGTGGGCGAAGGCATCGTTGATCAGCCCGGAGGGCTACCCGGCCGCCGTCGCCAAGGTGAGCCGCGACATCCCGTTCGACGCCGCCAAGGTCGCCACCGTCTACGCCGGCTACGAGAAGGCCAAGGCGCGCCGCGAGGGCACCACACTGCTCGACTTCGACGACCTGCTGCTGCACACGGCGGCCGCCATCGAGAACGACGCCGCCGTGGCGCAGGAGTTCCGGGACCGTTATCGCTGCTTCGTCGTGGACGAGTACCAGGACGTCACGCCGCTACAGCAGCGGGTGCTCGACGCGTGGCTGGGGGAGCGCGATGACCTGACGGTGGTGGGTGATGCCAACCAGACCATCTACTCGTTCACCGGTGCCACCCCGAACTACCTTCTCGACTTCTCCCGGCGCTTCCCGGACGCCACCGTGGTGCGGCTGGAACGCGACTACCGGTCCACGCCCCAGGTGGTGTCGTTGGCCAACCGGGTCATCGCGGGGGCGCGGGGCCGGATGGCGGGCAGTCGGCTGCACCTGATCGGGCAGCGCGACGCGGGCCCGGAGCCGTCGTTCAGCGAGCATTCCGACGAGGTCGCCGAGGCCACCGCCGTCGCGAAGAAGATCAAGAAGCTCATCGAAACCGGCACACCGCCTTCGGAGATCGCCGTGCTGTATCGGATCAACGCGCAGTCGGAGGTCTACGAGGAGGCGCTCACCGAGGCGGGTGTGGCCTTCCAGGTCCGCGGTGGCGAGGGCTTCTTCAGCAGGCAGGAGATCCGGCAGTCGCTGCTGGCGCTGCACCGCGCCGCCGAGCGGGGTGTCGAGATGAGCGGCGCCGACCTACCGCCAACGGTGCGCGAGCTCCTCGAGCCGCTCGGCCTCACCGCCGAACCGCCACCGGGCACCAAGGCGCGGGAGCGCTGGGAGGCGCTCACGGCGCTCGCCGAACTCGTTGACGAGGAAGTGGTGCAGCGGCCAGCACTGGATCTGCGCGGGCTGGTTGCCGAGCTGCGGCAGCGCGCCGACGCGCGGCACGCCCCGGTGGTTCAGGGCGTGACACTGGCGTCGCTGCACGCCGCCAAGGGCCTGGAGTGGGACGCGGTGTTCCTGGTTGGCCTCGCCGACGGCACGCTGCCCATCTCGCATGCACTGTCGAAGGGCGCGGACAGCGAGGCCGTTGAGGAGGAGCGTCGCCTGTTCTACGTCGGCATCACCCGAGCCAGGGTTCACCTGGCATTGAGTTGGGCGCTGGCGCGCGCACCGGGCGGCAGGCAGGGCCGCAAGCCGTCGCGGTTCCTCAACGGTGTTGCCCCGCAGGCCTCCGCCGACGTCGTAGCCGGCAAGCCGCGTCGGCAGCGCGGCCCGGCACCGCGGTGCCGCGTCTGCAATTCCGCGTTGAGCACGCCGGCGTCGATCATGCTGCGCCGCTGCGAGGACTGCCCGTCGGATATCGATGAGGCGCTGCTGGCTGAGCTGAAGGACTGGCGGCTGCGCACCGCCAAGGAGATGGGCGTGCCTGCCTACGTGGTGTTCACCGACAACACGCTGATCGCCATCGCCGAGACGTTGCCCGCCGACGACGCGGGTCTGGTCGCGATCCCCGGAATCGGTGCGCGCAAGCTCGAGCAGTTCGGCCCCGACGTTCTGGAATTGGTGCGATCGCGGTCCTGA
- a CDS encoding TrkA family potassium uptake protein, protein MAKGRLRRRLARLDQNLTSRPDSDLVEILNIPEPFVSPARRIAMRVVYALGALFAAVLIVYLDRHGYRDIESAPDANDPLSFLDCLYYATVSLSTTGYGDITPVTPSARLVNVLVITPLRVAFLIVLIGTTVETLTTQSRQALKIQRWRKSVRNHTVVVGYGTKGRTAVAAMISDGALTKDIVVVDEDAASLERAKGAGLVTVRGTATDSEVLRLASAQHAETIIVATNRDDTAVLVTLTARELAPKAKIIAAVREAENQHLLQQSGADTTVVTSETAGRLLGIAKKTPSVVEVMEDLLTPEAGFAISERPVEAKDVGASPRHMRDIVLGVVRDGKLIHVDDPKVDAVEFGDRLLVVKTADSDH, encoded by the coding sequence GTGGCCAAGGGTAGGTTGCGTCGCCGACTGGCGAGGCTCGACCAGAACCTGACGTCGCGGCCGGACTCCGACCTCGTCGAGATCCTCAACATCCCCGAGCCGTTCGTCAGTCCGGCGCGCAGGATCGCCATGCGTGTCGTCTACGCGCTCGGCGCGCTGTTCGCAGCGGTGCTGATCGTGTACCTCGACCGGCACGGCTACCGCGATATCGAGAGCGCCCCGGACGCCAACGACCCGCTGTCGTTCCTGGACTGCCTGTACTACGCCACGGTCTCGCTCTCGACCACCGGCTACGGCGACATCACCCCGGTCACCCCGTCCGCGCGGCTGGTCAACGTCCTGGTGATCACGCCGTTGCGGGTCGCGTTCCTGATCGTGCTCATCGGTACCACCGTCGAGACGCTGACCACGCAGTCGCGCCAGGCACTCAAGATCCAGCGTTGGAGGAAGTCCGTGCGCAATCACACCGTCGTCGTCGGCTACGGCACCAAGGGAAGAACGGCCGTGGCCGCGATGATCAGCGACGGGGCCCTGACCAAGGACATCGTCGTCGTCGACGAGGACGCGGCCTCGCTGGAACGCGCCAAGGGCGCCGGTCTGGTGACCGTGCGCGGCACCGCCACCGACAGCGAGGTGCTGCGGCTGGCCAGCGCACAGCACGCCGAGACCATCATCGTCGCCACCAACCGGGACGACACGGCGGTCCTGGTCACGCTGACCGCGCGTGAACTGGCGCCGAAGGCCAAGATCATCGCCGCCGTGCGCGAGGCGGAGAACCAGCATCTGCTGCAGCAGTCCGGCGCCGACACCACCGTGGTCACCTCCGAGACCGCGGGCCGCCTGTTGGGTATCGCCAAGAAGACTCCGAGCGTTGTCGAGGTCATGGAGGACCTGCTGACGCCGGAGGCGGGCTTCGCGATCAGCGAGCGCCCCGTCGAGGCCAAGGACGTTGGGGCGTCGCCGCGGCACATGCGCGACATCGTGTTGGGAGTGGTGCGCGACGGCAAGCTGATCCACGTCGACGATCCGAAGGTCGACGCCGTCGAATTCGGTGATCGGCTCCTGGTGGTCAAGACCGCGGACTCGGACCACTGA
- a CDS encoding WhiB family transcriptional regulator translates to MSDRTCRERLSVPCHEEEPDLWFAESPVELERAKALCTGCPLRRECLDAALERQEPWGVWGGEIIDRGTIVARKRPRGRPRKHPVAA, encoded by the coding sequence ATGTCGGACCGAACATGCCGCGAGAGGCTGTCGGTGCCTTGTCACGAGGAAGAACCTGATCTGTGGTTCGCCGAGAGCCCCGTGGAGTTGGAGCGGGCCAAGGCGTTGTGCACGGGTTGCCCCCTTCGGCGGGAGTGCCTCGATGCCGCCCTGGAACGGCAGGAGCCGTGGGGCGTTTGGGGTGGGGAGATTATCGACCGCGGGACCATCGTGGCGCGCAAGCGTCCGCGTGGCCGTCCGCGCAAGCACCCCGTGGCTGCCTGA
- a CDS encoding AarF/ABC1/UbiB kinase family protein, giving the protein MDDGRVSEIKRGRAARNAKLASLPVGFAGRAALGLGRRLTGSSKDEVTAELMEKAADQLFTVLGELKGGAMKVGQALSVIEAAVPEQFAAPYREALTKLQREAPPLPADKVHRVLDSQLGTKWRERFTSFDDDPVASASIGQVHKAVWSDGREVAVKIQYPGADGALRADLKTMKRMVSVFKQLAPGVDIQGVVDELIERTEMELDYRLEADNQRAFAKAYRDDPHFVVPAIVASSPKVVIAEWIEGIPMSQIIRSGTQEQRDLLGTRLFELTHDAPRRLELMHGDPHPGNFMLMPGGKMGVIDFGAVAPLPGGLPIELGYALRYGAAKDYDNLLTTMERVGFIQKGEQVSTRELDEMLRQYVEPISVESFHYTRKWLQKLTAANMDRAVAQIKTARQMDIPPKLAIPMRVIASVVAMSCQLDATVPVRAIATDLIPGFADEAA; this is encoded by the coding sequence ATGGATGATGGTCGAGTGTCAGAGATCAAGCGCGGGCGGGCGGCCCGCAACGCCAAGCTGGCTTCGCTCCCCGTCGGTTTCGCCGGCCGGGCCGCTCTGGGCCTCGGCAGGCGACTCACCGGCTCATCGAAGGACGAGGTCACCGCTGAGCTGATGGAGAAGGCAGCCGATCAGCTGTTCACCGTCCTTGGCGAACTCAAGGGCGGGGCCATGAAGGTCGGCCAGGCACTGTCGGTCATCGAGGCCGCCGTCCCCGAGCAGTTCGCCGCGCCGTATCGCGAGGCCCTGACCAAGCTGCAGCGCGAGGCTCCCCCGCTGCCCGCCGACAAGGTGCACCGGGTGCTGGACTCCCAGCTCGGCACCAAGTGGCGTGAGCGCTTCACATCGTTCGACGACGACCCCGTCGCATCGGCCAGCATCGGCCAGGTGCACAAGGCCGTGTGGTCCGATGGCCGCGAGGTCGCCGTCAAGATTCAGTACCCCGGCGCCGACGGGGCGCTGCGCGCCGACCTGAAGACCATGAAGCGGATGGTCTCGGTGTTCAAGCAGTTGGCCCCCGGCGTCGATATCCAGGGTGTGGTCGACGAACTCATCGAACGCACCGAGATGGAACTCGACTACCGGCTCGAGGCCGACAACCAGCGTGCCTTCGCCAAGGCCTACCGCGATGACCCACACTTCGTGGTGCCCGCGATCGTCGCCAGCTCACCCAAGGTGGTGATCGCGGAGTGGATCGAGGGCATCCCGATGTCGCAGATCATCCGCAGTGGCACGCAAGAACAACGAGATCTCTTGGGCACCAGGCTGTTCGAGCTGACCCACGACGCCCCCAGGCGACTGGAGCTGATGCACGGCGACCCGCATCCGGGCAACTTCATGCTGATGCCGGGCGGCAAGATGGGCGTTATCGACTTCGGTGCGGTGGCGCCGCTACCCGGTGGGCTGCCGATCGAGCTGGGTTACGCCCTGCGCTATGGCGCGGCCAAGGACTACGACAATCTGCTGACGACCATGGAGCGGGTCGGTTTCATCCAGAAGGGTGAGCAGGTGTCCACCCGTGAACTCGACGAGATGCTGCGCCAGTACGTCGAACCCATCTCGGTGGAGTCCTTCCACTACACCCGCAAGTGGCTGCAGAAGTTGACCGCGGCGAACATGGACCGCGCGGTGGCACAGATCAAGACCGCACGCCAGATGGACATCCCGCCCAAGCTGGCGATCCCGATGCGCGTGATCGCCTCGGTGGTCGCGATGTCCTGCCAACTCGACGCGACCGTTCCCGTCCGGGCGATCGCCACCGATCTCATCCCAGGCTTCGCCGACGAGGCCGCCTAG
- the nudC gene encoding NAD(+) diphosphatase, producing the protein MTDFELRNVPLLSRVGADRADVLRTDVDAAVAGWSDALLLRVDHRSQVLISGGRVVLGQAAKYAAKPDDHAVFLGRLEDGRHVWGVRAALEAPEDPEAESEVLDLRRAGTVFDDVSAQLVSTATALLNWHDQARFSAVDGSATKSAKSGWSRVNPVNGHEEFPRIDPAVICLVHDGHDRAVLARQTMWPERLFSLLAGFVEAGESFESCVVREIAEEVGLSVRDVRYLGSQPWPFPRSLMVGFHAIGDPEQEFSFNDGEIAEAGWFTRAEVRAALADGDWSSDSPSRLLLPGSISIAREIIESWAALD; encoded by the coding sequence ATGACCGACTTCGAACTGCGTAACGTCCCGCTACTGTCGCGGGTCGGAGCCGACCGCGCCGACGTGTTGCGCACCGACGTCGACGCCGCGGTGGCGGGATGGTCCGACGCGTTGTTGCTGCGGGTCGACCACCGCAGCCAGGTGCTCATCTCGGGTGGCCGAGTGGTGCTGGGACAGGCCGCGAAGTACGCCGCGAAACCGGATGATCACGCGGTGTTCCTGGGGCGTCTCGAGGACGGCAGGCACGTCTGGGGGGTGCGGGCGGCACTGGAGGCGCCCGAGGATCCCGAAGCCGAATCCGAGGTACTTGACCTGCGCCGGGCGGGCACCGTATTCGATGACGTCAGTGCCCAACTGGTGTCGACCGCGACCGCGCTGCTGAACTGGCATGACCAGGCGCGGTTCAGCGCCGTCGACGGGTCGGCGACCAAGTCGGCCAAGAGCGGCTGGTCGAGAGTCAACCCGGTCAACGGACACGAGGAGTTCCCGCGGATCGACCCCGCCGTCATCTGCCTGGTGCACGACGGTCACGACCGGGCGGTACTGGCCCGCCAGACGATGTGGCCCGAGCGGCTGTTCTCGTTGCTCGCTGGCTTCGTCGAGGCGGGGGAGTCCTTCGAGTCCTGCGTGGTGCGCGAAATCGCCGAGGAGGTCGGGCTTTCCGTGCGCGACGTGCGCTACCTGGGCAGCCAGCCCTGGCCCTTCCCGCGGTCCCTGATGGTCGGATTCCATGCGATCGGCGATCCGGAGCAGGAGTTCTCATTCAACGACGGCGAGATCGCCGAGGCCGGCTGGTTCACCCGCGCGGAGGTCCGCGCCGCACTAGCTGACGGCGACTGGAGCAGCGACTCGCCATCACGGCTGCTACTGCCGGGGTCGATCTCGATAGCCCGGGAGATCATCGAGTCCTGGGCGGCGCTGGACTGA
- the mrx1 gene encoding mycoredoxin Mrx1, producing MSAELTMYTTSWCGFCSRLKMALKSEGIRWTEVDIEADPAAAEFVGSVNGGNHVVPTVKFADGSTLTNPSAREVRAKLSA from the coding sequence ATGAGCGCTGAACTGACCATGTACACCACGAGTTGGTGTGGCTTCTGCTCCCGCCTCAAGATGGCCCTGAAGTCCGAGGGAATCCGCTGGACTGAGGTCGACATCGAGGCCGACCCCGCGGCAGCGGAATTCGTGGGCTCAGTGAACGGTGGCAATCACGTGGTGCCGACGGTGAAGTTCGCCGACGGTTCGACGCTGACCAACCCGAGCGCGCGCGAGGTCAGGGCCAAGCTCTCGGCGTAG
- a CDS encoding ATP-dependent DNA helicase, with the protein MTPRFSPFELADALGIFAPTEEQAAVIAAPPGPLVVIAGAGAGKTETMAARVVWLVANGYATPGEVLGLTFTRKAASQLLRRVRTRLARLAGAGLVPGGAGADEHATVSTYHAFAGTLLREHGLLLPVEPSTRLISETELWQLAFRVVCEHPGELETEKSPAAITAMVLRLSGQLAEHLVDTAQLRDTHLELERLVHTLPPGPRQRDTGPNQSLLKMLATQTERTDLIPLIDALHARMRADNVMDFGMQMAAAARLAAGFPQVGTELRARYRVVLLDEYQDTGHAQRVALSALFGGGVDDQLALTSVGDPIQSIYGWRGASATNLPRFTTDFPCSDGTPAPTLELRTSWRNPPGALHLANAVSAEARRRSVSVRELLPRPDAPTGAIRCALHADVSVERDWVADQLARVYHDARETGDAAPTAAVLVRRNADAVPMADALTARGVPVEVVGLAGLLAVPEVADVVAMLRLTADPTAGTAAVRVLTGPRWRLGAADLAALWRRAVELDRADHGAQIGSVEQIVAEAAPDADRASLADAISDPGRAERYSAEGFRRIVALSRELTVLRGQLHHPLPDLIAEVRRILGVDAEVRAVQPISAGWTGAEHLDAFADVVAGFGARSATTVAALLAYLDVAMDVENGLAPADIVVARDRVQILTVHAAKGLEWQFVAVPHLSARVFPSTALARTWLSDAGDLPPLLRGDRATLSEHGVPVLDTTDVNDRKALSDTITSHKRTLDQRRTDEERRLLYVALTRAEDTLLLSGHHWGATESKPRGPSDFLLEIKDVIEAADRDGTPCGVIEHWEPQPADGEPNPLRDQVVERQWPAGPVGSDGLEIGADLVDRAISGELPDVAREEAGHVEDLDGWAADVDALLAERERAAHRPPPALPAQLSVSALVDVGRDQDGALRRLQRRVPSRPDPHALLGTAFHDWVQRFFRAERLFDLEDLPGAVDGELGRAEAEQLAELQAAFTLSAWAARTPTDVEVPFDMVIGATVVRGRIDAVFLDEDGGFTVVDWKTGDPPGSEEELRHNAVQLAVYRLAWAATHGVAPESVRAAFHYVRSGRTVEPEALPDADELAALLVVP; encoded by the coding sequence GTGACGCCGCGCTTCAGCCCGTTCGAACTCGCCGACGCGCTGGGCATCTTCGCGCCCACCGAGGAGCAGGCGGCCGTCATCGCCGCACCGCCAGGGCCGCTCGTCGTGATCGCCGGTGCGGGCGCAGGCAAGACCGAGACCATGGCGGCGCGGGTCGTCTGGCTGGTGGCCAACGGCTACGCCACGCCGGGTGAGGTGCTCGGCCTGACCTTCACACGAAAGGCCGCCAGTCAGCTGCTGAGGCGGGTGCGGACTCGCCTGGCCCGGCTGGCGGGCGCGGGCCTGGTTCCCGGTGGGGCGGGCGCCGACGAGCACGCGACCGTGAGCACCTATCACGCCTTCGCCGGCACGCTGCTACGCGAGCACGGACTGCTGCTGCCGGTCGAGCCGAGTACCCGCCTGATCAGCGAAACTGAGCTGTGGCAGTTGGCGTTTCGGGTGGTGTGCGAGCATCCCGGTGAGCTGGAGACGGAGAAGTCGCCCGCGGCCATCACCGCGATGGTGCTGCGACTGTCGGGGCAGCTGGCCGAACACCTCGTCGACACCGCCCAGCTGCGCGACACCCACCTGGAGCTGGAACGGCTGGTGCACACCCTGCCTCCGGGTCCGCGGCAGCGCGACACCGGCCCCAACCAGTCGCTGCTCAAGATGCTGGCCACCCAGACCGAGCGCACCGATCTGATCCCGCTCATCGATGCGCTGCACGCGCGGATGCGCGCCGACAACGTCATGGACTTCGGCATGCAGATGGCCGCCGCGGCGCGCCTCGCGGCGGGGTTCCCCCAGGTCGGGACCGAACTGCGGGCGCGCTACCGGGTCGTGCTGCTCGACGAGTACCAGGACACCGGACACGCTCAACGCGTGGCGCTCTCGGCGCTGTTCGGTGGCGGTGTCGACGATCAGCTGGCGCTCACCTCGGTCGGCGATCCGATCCAGTCCATCTACGGCTGGCGTGGCGCCTCGGCCACGAACCTGCCGCGGTTCACCACCGACTTCCCGTGCTCCGACGGCACGCCCGCGCCCACGCTGGAGCTGCGCACCAGTTGGCGCAATCCGCCCGGCGCGCTGCACCTGGCCAACGCGGTCTCCGCCGAGGCTCGCCGGCGCTCGGTGTCGGTGCGTGAACTGCTGCCGCGGCCCGACGCACCCACGGGTGCCATTCGGTGCGCCCTGCACGCTGATGTGTCCGTCGAACGCGATTGGGTGGCAGACCAATTGGCGAGGGTCTACCACGATGCCAGGGAGACTGGCGACGCCGCGCCCACCGCGGCGGTGCTGGTGCGCCGCAACGCCGATGCCGTGCCCATGGCCGATGCGTTGACCGCGCGGGGCGTACCCGTCGAGGTGGTCGGTCTGGCCGGTCTGCTCGCCGTGCCCGAGGTGGCCGACGTGGTGGCGATGCTGCGACTGACCGCCGATCCCACCGCGGGCACCGCCGCGGTGCGGGTGCTGACCGGGCCGCGGTGGCGACTGGGTGCCGCAGACCTGGCTGCGCTGTGGCGGCGCGCGGTTGAACTCGACCGCGCCGACCATGGCGCCCAGATCGGGTCGGTGGAGCAGATCGTCGCGGAGGCCGCTCCCGACGCGGACCGGGCAAGCCTGGCAGACGCCATCAGCGACCCGGGTCGCGCCGAGCGCTACTCGGCCGAGGGGTTCCGGCGCATCGTCGCGCTCAGCCGCGAGCTGACGGTGCTGCGAGGGCAACTGCACCATCCGCTTCCCGATCTCATCGCCGAGGTCCGCCGGATTCTGGGAGTTGACGCGGAAGTTCGCGCCGTGCAGCCCATCTCGGCAGGGTGGACCGGCGCTGAGCACCTCGACGCGTTCGCGGACGTGGTGGCCGGATTCGGGGCGCGGTCCGCGACGACGGTCGCCGCACTGCTGGCCTACCTCGATGTCGCGATGGATGTGGAGAACGGTCTGGCGCCCGCGGATATCGTCGTCGCTCGGGACCGGGTGCAGATTCTCACGGTGCACGCCGCTAAGGGGCTGGAGTGGCAGTTCGTCGCCGTGCCGCATCTGAGTGCCCGGGTGTTCCCCTCGACGGCCCTGGCGAGGACCTGGCTGAGCGATGCCGGTGACCTTCCGCCACTGCTCAGAGGGGACCGTGCGACGCTGTCCGAGCACGGTGTGCCCGTCTTGGACACCACCGACGTCAACGATCGGAAGGCGTTGTCGGACACCATCACCAGTCACAAGCGCACCCTCGACCAGCGGCGCACAGACGAGGAGCGTCGCCTGCTCTACGTGGCGCTGACACGTGCCGAGGACACCCTGCTGCTGTCGGGTCACCACTGGGGTGCCACCGAGTCCAAGCCGCGGGGCCCGTCGGACTTCCTGCTCGAGATCAAGGACGTCATCGAGGCCGCAGACCGCGACGGCACCCCGTGCGGTGTCATCGAGCACTGGGAACCGCAGCCCGCCGATGGCGAGCCGAACCCGTTGCGCGACCAGGTCGTCGAACGGCAGTGGCCGGCCGGACCCGTCGGATCGGATGGGCTCGAGATCGGTGCGGACCTGGTCGACCGCGCCATATCGGGCGAACTCCCGGACGTCGCGCGCGAGGAGGCCGGGCACGTTGAGGACCTCGACGGGTGGGCGGCCGATGTCGACGCGCTGCTCGCCGAGCGTGAGAGAGCGGCGCATCGGCCCCCGCCGGCGCTGCCCGCTCAACTCTCCGTCAGCGCGCTGGTGGACGTCGGACGTGATCAGGACGGGGCCCTGCGCCGACTGCAGCGTCGGGTACCGAGTCGGCCCGATCCACATGCCTTGCTGGGCACCGCGTTCCACGACTGGGTGCAGCGGTTCTTCCGCGCCGAGCGGTTGTTCGACCTCGAGGATCTGCCCGGCGCGGTGGACGGCGAACTGGGCCGCGCCGAGGCGGAGCAGCTGGCCGAACTGCAGGCCGCGTTCACGCTGTCGGCGTGGGCCGCACGCACACCGACGGACGTCGAGGTTCCCTTCGACATGGTGATCGGCGCGACGGTGGTGCGTGGCCGCATCGACGCGGTGTTCCTCGACGAGGACGGTGGCTTCACCGTGGTGGACTGGAAGACGGGTGACCCGCCTGGATCCGAGGAGGAGCTACGGCACAACGCCGTTCAGCTCGCTGTGTACCGACTCGCCTGGGCCGCCACGCACGGCGTGGCACCAGAGTCGGTGCGCGCGGCGTTCCACTACGTGCGCAGTGGCAGGACGGTGGAACCGGAGGCGCTGCCCGACGCCGACGAACTCGCCGCGCTGCTCGTCGTCCCCTAG
- a CDS encoding TOMM precursor leader peptide-binding protein has translation MQRYTLNPVMPVLMRPDGAVQVGWDPRRAILVRPPDGLSAAALADLLRAMQSGIGLPDLMSLARNRGAVDDVGVADLLTSLTQSGIVTVDTPQTRSASIRIHGRGPLSDLLAGALRCSGTRVRRSNLSHAGVRPGSTDLVVLSDYLVTDPQVVRDLHDARVPHLPVRIRDGSGLVGPLVIPGLTSCLHCADLHRSDRDAAWPAVAAQLRHAVGSADRATMLATAALALNEVNRVIDAVHRNAGDTRLAGEPPPTLDTTLELDVHTGSTISRRWSRHPHCEC, from the coding sequence GTGCAGCGTTACACGCTCAATCCGGTCATGCCGGTGTTGATGCGGCCCGATGGCGCCGTCCAGGTCGGATGGGATCCGCGTCGCGCAATCCTGGTCCGCCCACCGGACGGTCTGTCTGCCGCCGCGCTGGCCGACCTCCTGCGCGCAATGCAGTCCGGCATCGGGTTGCCCGACCTGATGTCGCTGGCCCGCAACCGCGGTGCCGTCGACGATGTCGGGGTCGCCGACCTCCTCACGTCGCTGACGCAGTCCGGGATTGTGACGGTCGACACACCCCAGACGCGCTCGGCATCCATCCGCATCCACGGGCGCGGGCCGCTGTCGGACCTGCTGGCCGGGGCGTTGCGGTGCTCCGGGACGCGCGTGCGGCGCAGCAACCTCAGTCACGCTGGTGTGCGGCCCGGAAGCACCGATCTGGTCGTTCTGTCGGACTATCTGGTCACCGACCCGCAGGTCGTGCGGGATCTGCACGACGCGCGGGTGCCGCACCTGCCGGTCCGGATCCGCGATGGCTCGGGGCTGGTGGGGCCACTCGTCATCCCCGGGCTGACAAGCTGCCTGCACTGCGCCGACCTGCACCGTAGCGATCGCGACGCCGCGTGGCCCGCGGTGGCCGCGCAGTTGCGGCACGCCGTCGGCAGCGCCGATCGGGCGACCATGCTGGCCACCGCCGCGCTCGCACTCAACGAGGTCAACCGCGTCATCGACGCCGTCCACCGCAACGCGGGCGACACACGCCTGGCAGGCGAACCACCACCGACGCTGGACACCACCCTGGAACTCGATGTTCACACCGGATCGACCATCAGCCGCCGGTGGTCTCGGCACCCGCACTGCGAATGTTGA